A window of Blastomonas sp. SL216 contains these coding sequences:
- a CDS encoding DUF6445 family protein — MPAAMLPSLLIIDDFLADPHGARAAALGLGYDPATRKGNYPGTLSSAPLAIAGLEAAVARIIGVPVVPQPGTTHGHCRLTLKGDRGVSGVHIDPCFYSGILYLSRDEDARGGTDFFRHKRTGLEKVPSDPLALAESGYADVNALVEDVVNRDTFHAAKWERVMRVPMRFNRLILFSPWLFHNSADGFGTSGDNGRLVHLQFYARG, encoded by the coding sequence ATGCCTGCTGCCATGCTGCCCTCGCTGCTCATCATCGACGATTTTCTGGCCGATCCGCACGGCGCGCGCGCCGCCGCCTTGGGCCTGGGCTATGACCCTGCAACGCGCAAAGGCAATTATCCCGGCACCTTGTCATCTGCGCCGCTCGCCATAGCCGGGCTGGAAGCGGCGGTGGCGCGGATCATCGGCGTGCCGGTGGTGCCGCAACCGGGGACCACGCACGGCCATTGCCGGCTGACGCTGAAGGGCGATCGCGGTGTCAGCGGCGTGCATATCGACCCATGCTTCTATTCGGGCATCCTCTATCTCAGCCGCGACGAGGATGCGCGCGGCGGCACCGATTTCTTCCGCCACAAGCGCACGGGGCTGGAAAAGGTGCCCAGCGATCCGCTGGCCCTGGCTGAAAGCGGCTATGCGGACGTCAACGCCCTGGTCGAGGATGTGGTCAACCGTGACACCTTTCACGCTGCGAAATGGGAGCGGGTGATGCGCGTGCCGATGCGCTTCAACCGGCTGATCCTGTTCAGCCCGTGGCTGTTCCACAATTCGGCTGACGGCTTTGGCACCAGCGGCGACAATGGCCGGCTGGTCCATCTGCAATTCTACGCCAGGGGCTGA
- a CDS encoding NAD(P)H-dependent oxidoreductase: MKKLLVLYGSYRSDRAGIRLADYCVKRFADRGVEAELVDAKAVGLPMLDRMYKEYEPGTAPADMQALADKIRAADAFLFVAGEYNWGVQPGLKNLTDHFLEEWFWRPAALATYSAGRFAGVRAGHAWHPTLSEMGMVVIPSMISVGQITQTLDEQGEPIGPGGASLERSFGRFADELSWWADAAAAQRERVKPPY, translated from the coding sequence ATGAAGAAATTGCTGGTGCTGTACGGATCATACCGCTCCGACCGGGCGGGTATCAGGCTCGCTGATTATTGCGTGAAGCGCTTTGCCGATCGCGGGGTCGAGGCGGAGCTTGTCGATGCCAAGGCGGTCGGGCTGCCGATGCTCGACCGGATGTACAAGGAATACGAGCCTGGCACCGCGCCTGCGGACATGCAGGCGCTGGCCGACAAGATCAGGGCGGCAGACGCGTTCCTGTTCGTTGCGGGCGAATATAATTGGGGCGTGCAGCCCGGCCTCAAGAACCTGACCGATCATTTTCTGGAAGAATGGTTCTGGCGGCCAGCGGCCCTTGCCACCTATTCCGCCGGGCGCTTCGCGGGCGTTCGCGCAGGCCATGCCTGGCACCCGACGCTGTCGGAAATGGGCATGGTGGTGATTCCGAGCATGATTTCGGTCGGACAGATCACCCAGACGCTCGACGAACAGGGCGAGCCGATCGGACCAGGCGGCGCATCGCTCGAGCGCAGCTTCGGGCGATTTGCCGATGAGTTGAGCTGGTGGGCAGACGCCGCAGCGGCGCAAAGGGAGCGAGTGAAACCGCCTTATTGA
- the purU gene encoding formyltetrahydrofolate deformylase codes for MTDALHILTLSCPDRPGIVSRVTGLLFATGGNIREAAQFEDQETGRFFMRVVFTLPDTLTSALAARFEELGGEYAMHWSLRLADAPRKVLIMVSKFDHCLADLLYRWRIGELPMDVVGIISNHPVETLAGIDLGGIPFHHLPVTRETKADQEAQVKAVVDQTGAELVVLARYMQILSDDLAAFLSGRCINIHHSFLPGFKGAKPYHQAHARGVKMIGATAHYVTADLDEGPIIAQDVEQITHADSPDTLVRKGRDIERRVLARAVRHHLADRVLLNGTKTVVFTD; via the coding sequence ATGACCGACGCACTGCATATCCTCACCCTGTCCTGCCCTGACCGCCCCGGAATCGTCAGCCGCGTGACGGGCCTGCTGTTTGCCACCGGCGGCAATATCCGCGAGGCAGCGCAGTTCGAGGATCAGGAAACGGGGCGCTTCTTCATGCGCGTCGTCTTCACCCTGCCCGATACGCTGACATCGGCGCTGGCGGCGCGGTTCGAGGAGCTGGGCGGCGAATATGCGATGCACTGGTCGCTGCGCCTGGCCGATGCGCCGCGCAAGGTGCTGATCATGGTCTCCAAATTCGACCATTGCCTTGCCGATCTGCTCTATCGCTGGCGCATCGGGGAACTTCCGATGGACGTGGTCGGCATCATCTCCAATCACCCGGTCGAAACGCTGGCCGGGATCGACCTTGGCGGCATTCCCTTCCACCACCTGCCCGTCACCCGCGAGACCAAGGCCGATCAGGAGGCCCAGGTGAAGGCGGTGGTCGACCAGACCGGGGCCGAGCTGGTCGTGCTGGCGCGATACATGCAGATCCTGTCCGACGATCTGGCCGCATTTCTTTCAGGCCGCTGCATCAACATCCATCACAGCTTCCTTCCCGGCTTCAAGGGCGCCAAGCCCTATCACCAGGCGCATGCGCGCGGGGTGAAGATGATCGGCGCGACCGCGCATTATGTCACCGCCGATCTCGATGAAGGGCCGATCATCGCGCAGGATGTCGAACAGATCACCCATGCCGATTCGCCCGACACGCTGGTGCGCAAAGGCCGCGATATCGAACGCCGCGTGCTCGCGCGCGCGGTGCGCCATCATCTGGCCGACCGGGTATTGCTCAATGGCACCAAGACGGTGGTGTTCACCGATTGA
- a CDS encoding GNAT family N-acetyltransferase translates to MTDQPDIAIAHETTGAGGRFVYRAQGAEAELTYAHAPAVGGQKRVSADHTYVPDSMRGQGLAGKLVDALIASAREQQWQVIPRCSYVVAAFRRHPEWNDVLAE, encoded by the coding sequence ATGACCGACCAGCCCGACATCGCAATCGCGCACGAGACCACCGGCGCAGGCGGGCGCTTTGTCTATCGGGCGCAAGGTGCAGAGGCCGAACTGACCTATGCCCATGCCCCTGCGGTCGGCGGGCAGAAACGGGTCAGCGCGGACCACACCTATGTCCCCGATTCGATGCGCGGACAGGGCCTGGCCGGCAAGCTGGTCGATGCCCTGATCGCCAGCGCGCGCGAGCAGCAATGGCAGGTGATTCCGCGCTGCAGCTATGTCGTTGCCGCGTTCCGTCGTCACCCGGAATGGAACGACGTGCTCGCCGAATGA
- the infC gene encoding translation initiation factor IF-3 — protein sequence MRPPAPRRGLVLPPKSGPRFNQFIQSPQVRVIDENGENLGVLRTADAIERAAAVGLDLVEVSPNAEPPVAKFLDVGKYKYEAQKKANAARKNQKTQEIKEIKMRPNIDDHDYMVKMKKVHAFIDEGDKVKMTLRFRGRELSHQQLGMALLQRVQEDVKEVAKVEAYPRMEGRQMLMVLAPK from the coding sequence ATACGTCCGCCAGCACCCCGTCGCGGCCTTGTTCTGCCACCCAAATCCGGCCCGCGCTTCAATCAGTTCATCCAGTCGCCCCAGGTTCGGGTGATCGATGAGAATGGCGAAAATCTTGGCGTATTGCGTACCGCAGATGCGATAGAGCGTGCCGCTGCCGTGGGCCTCGACCTGGTCGAGGTCTCCCCCAATGCCGAGCCGCCGGTCGCCAAGTTCCTCGACGTCGGCAAGTACAAGTACGAGGCCCAGAAAAAGGCCAATGCCGCGCGCAAGAACCAGAAGACGCAGGAGATCAAGGAGATCAAGATGCGTCCCAACATCGATGACCACGACTATATGGTCAAGATGAAGAAGGTTCATGCGTTCATCGACGAAGGCGACAAGGTCAAGATGACCCTGCGCTTCCGTGGCCGCGAATTGTCGCACCAGCAGCTGGGCATGGCCCTGCTTCAGCGCGTGCAGGAAGACGTCAAGGAAGTCGCCAAGGTTGAGGCCTATCCGCGCATGGAAGGCCGCCAGATGCTGATGGTGCTGGCACCCAAATAA
- a CDS encoding DUF4139 domain-containing protein — MQRSSRFSMGAAAISLLVLSPAVAQDATDPSAPSTQGNVSVTVYNGGTSLVQDIRKLNIASGTSRIEFPDVSAQIQPETVSFAADGATIVEQNFDYDLLTPGKLMEKAVGETITLIRTNPATGAETRERAKVLSVNQGVVVQIGNRIEVLRDDGLPVRAVFDKVPDNLRARPTLSITVDSQRAGQRDAAIRYLTGGMGWSADYVALFDEAKGSIDVQGWVTLSNSSGTTYRNADTLLVAGNPQGASGFGNRRGNIRSAGTETANRERLGDYYLYPVGRTTIADRQTKQISFLDVQGVPAMRAYEYRVGWLASMSEPQSADTVVKFSSSKSGGLGDALPAGAVRFYQRDQRGSPQFIGENAIGHTPMGSALALKTGEAFDVKVKSTVVERKRLSNTKWQTSMRYELTNARDGAVTVDLMQSGLDFGWTDTRIVTESLKSERRNSNSAVWAVNVPANGSAEVTATFETRY, encoded by the coding sequence ATGCAGCGTTCGTCACGGTTCTCGATGGGGGCAGCGGCGATCAGCCTGTTGGTCCTCAGCCCGGCAGTGGCACAGGATGCCACCGATCCCAGCGCGCCGAGCACGCAGGGCAATGTCTCGGTCACGGTGTACAATGGCGGCACCTCATTGGTGCAGGACATCCGCAAGCTGAACATCGCCAGCGGCACCAGCCGGATCGAATTTCCCGATGTCTCCGCGCAGATCCAGCCCGAAACCGTCAGCTTCGCCGCCGATGGCGCGACGATCGTCGAACAGAATTTCGACTATGACCTGCTCACCCCCGGCAAGCTGATGGAAAAGGCGGTGGGCGAGACGATCACGCTCATTCGCACCAACCCGGCGACCGGCGCGGAAACGCGCGAGCGCGCCAAGGTACTGTCGGTCAACCAGGGCGTCGTCGTCCAGATCGGCAATCGTATCGAGGTGCTGCGCGACGATGGCCTGCCGGTGCGCGCGGTGTTCGACAAGGTGCCCGACAATCTGCGCGCGCGCCCGACGCTTTCCATCACCGTCGACAGTCAGCGCGCGGGACAGCGCGATGCGGCAATCCGCTATCTCACCGGGGGCATGGGCTGGTCGGCGGATTATGTCGCGCTGTTCGACGAGGCCAAGGGCAGCATCGACGTGCAGGGCTGGGTGACGTTGTCGAACAGTTCGGGCACGACCTATCGCAATGCCGATACGCTGCTGGTCGCGGGCAATCCGCAGGGTGCATCGGGCTTTGGCAACCGGCGCGGCAATATCCGCAGCGCCGGGACCGAGACCGCGAACCGCGAGCGGCTGGGCGACTATTACCTGTACCCTGTTGGCCGCACGACCATTGCCGACCGCCAGACCAAGCAGATCAGCTTTCTCGACGTGCAGGGCGTCCCCGCGATGCGCGCGTACGAATATCGCGTCGGCTGGCTGGCGAGCATGAGCGAACCGCAAAGCGCGGACACGGTGGTCAAGTTCAGCTCGAGCAAATCGGGCGGCCTGGGCGATGCGCTGCCAGCAGGCGCGGTGCGTTTCTATCAGCGCGACCAGCGCGGATCGCCGCAGTTCATCGGCGAAAATGCCATCGGCCACACGCCCATGGGCAGCGCGCTGGCGCTGAAGACCGGCGAGGCGTTCGACGTCAAGGTCAAGTCCACGGTGGTGGAGCGCAAGCGGCTTTCGAACACGAAGTGGCAGACCAGCATGCGCTATGAGCTGACCAATGCGCGCGACGGCGCGGTCACCGTCGACCTGATGCAATCGGGGCTCGATTTCGGCTGGACCGATACGCGCATCGTCACCGAGAGCCTGAAGAGCGAACGGCGCAACAGCAATTCGGCGGTCTGGGCGGTGAACGTGCCAGCGAACGGCAGCGCGGAGGTCACGGCGACCTTCGAGACGCGGTATTGA
- the xth gene encoding exodeoxyribonuclease III: MLRIASYNINGIKARLPRLLEWLDETRPAIACLQEIKTQDEGFPASEFEKLGYGAIWHGQKGFNGVAILARDAQPVEVQRGLAGEPEDEHSRYLEADVHGLRVACIYLPNGNPQPGPKFDYKLRWMERLRKRAAQILAEEVPAVLAGDYNVIPRDNDTYSVRAMASDALMQPESRAAFQRILADGWTDAIGTLRPGGGVWTYWDYQAGAWQRDHGFRIDHLLLSPSAADRLSAIGVDKDHRGREKASDHAPTWVELKG, encoded by the coding sequence ATGCTCCGCATCGCCTCGTACAATATCAACGGCATCAAGGCCCGCTTGCCGCGCCTGCTCGAATGGCTGGACGAAACCCGGCCGGCTATCGCCTGCCTTCAGGAAATCAAGACGCAGGACGAGGGCTTTCCCGCCTCCGAGTTCGAGAAACTGGGTTACGGCGCGATCTGGCACGGGCAGAAGGGGTTCAACGGCGTCGCGATCCTGGCGCGCGATGCCCAGCCGGTCGAGGTGCAGCGCGGGCTGGCGGGCGAGCCGGAAGACGAGCATTCGCGCTATCTCGAGGCCGATGTCCATGGCCTCCGCGTCGCGTGCATCTACCTGCCCAATGGCAATCCGCAGCCGGGGCCGAAATTCGACTACAAGCTGCGCTGGATGGAACGGCTGCGCAAGCGCGCTGCTCAGATTCTGGCGGAGGAAGTGCCTGCGGTGCTCGCGGGTGATTACAATGTCATCCCGCGCGATAACGACACCTATTCGGTGCGCGCCATGGCATCGGACGCGCTGATGCAGCCCGAAAGCCGCGCCGCCTTCCAGCGCATCCTCGCCGATGGCTGGACCGACGCCATCGGCACGCTGCGCCCCGGCGGCGGGGTGTGGACCTATTGGGACTATCAGGCCGGCGCCTGGCAGCGCGACCACGGCTTCCGCATCGACCACCTGCTCTTGAGCCCGTCGGCCGCCGACCGCCTGAGCGCGATCGGCGTCGATAAGGACCATCGCGGCAGGGAAAAGGCCAGCGACCATGCACCTACCTGGGTGGAGCTCAAAGGCTAG
- a CDS encoding M23 family metallopeptidase gives MFQQREQLLGAGAASARLSLADVLPTPTRPAAPALPAPATGIKGLKERLIRTRQFIQDTNWAPDLGQNIGSLEWFRGLATLCLLCTGAYAVSPGIAPLGAVATPPAPVAREELRSQMIMPMAFGSDTGRAMAATDAVVALRQAPERPTIELAATIGRGDSFLRVMQRAGVGSGDAQAVANLVSSVVPLDDIRDGTRIDITLGRRFARNQPRPVELIAFRARFDLNVEIVRAGSALDLVQKPILVDATPLRIRGTVGSSLYRSARAAGAPPAAIQAYLRTLGTQLSIGNDIRSTDQFDIIVDYKRAATGEVELGELLYAGLERSGKPRAQMLRWKTGNNVQWFEASGVGETRGEFARPVNGAVTSGFGYRRHPILGFRRMHSGIDFKAGSGAPIYATADGVVNYAGRKGGYGNFVRIAHGGNIATGYGHMSRIAVSNGMRVRRGQVIGYVGSTGLSTGPHLHYELYRGGRAVDPNSVRFTTRAQLSGSELANFRARLKQLLGVAPGAALQSLTAPSAAKPDEPKREIERIAGTTIA, from the coding sequence TTGTTTCAGCAACGCGAACAGCTTTTGGGGGCCGGTGCCGCCAGTGCCAGATTGTCGCTGGCCGATGTGCTGCCCACCCCGACCCGGCCTGCAGCGCCTGCCCTGCCCGCTCCAGCGACCGGCATCAAGGGCCTGAAAGAGCGGCTGATCCGCACCCGCCAGTTCATCCAGGACACCAACTGGGCGCCCGATCTGGGCCAGAATATCGGCAGCCTCGAATGGTTTCGCGGGCTCGCCACCCTGTGCCTGCTGTGCACCGGCGCCTATGCCGTGTCACCCGGCATCGCCCCGCTGGGCGCGGTCGCCACCCCCCCTGCCCCGGTAGCGCGCGAGGAGTTGCGCAGCCAGATGATCATGCCGATGGCGTTCGGCAGCGATACCGGCCGCGCCATGGCCGCGACCGACGCCGTGGTCGCGCTGCGCCAGGCCCCCGAACGCCCGACGATCGAACTGGCCGCCACCATCGGTCGCGGCGACAGTTTCCTGCGCGTGATGCAGCGCGCAGGCGTCGGCAGCGGTGATGCTCAGGCGGTCGCCAATCTCGTCTCCTCGGTCGTGCCGCTTGACGATATCCGCGACGGCACGCGGATCGACATCACGCTGGGCCGCCGTTTCGCGCGCAACCAGCCGCGCCCGGTCGAGCTGATCGCCTTCCGCGCGCGCTTCGACCTCAATGTCGAGATCGTCCGCGCAGGCTCCGCGCTTGACCTTGTGCAAAAACCGATCCTCGTCGATGCCACCCCGCTGCGCATTCGCGGCACGGTCGGCTCCAGCCTGTATCGTTCGGCCCGCGCCGCTGGTGCCCCGCCCGCCGCCATCCAGGCCTATCTGCGCACGCTGGGCACCCAGCTTTCGATCGGCAACGACATCCGCTCGACCGACCAGTTCGACATCATCGTCGATTACAAGCGCGCCGCCACCGGCGAGGTCGAGCTGGGCGAGTTGCTCTATGCTGGCCTTGAGCGCAGCGGCAAGCCGCGCGCCCAGATGCTGCGCTGGAAGACCGGCAACAACGTTCAATGGTTCGAAGCCTCGGGCGTCGGCGAGACGCGCGGGGAATTCGCCCGCCCGGTCAACGGCGCGGTGACATCGGGCTTCGGTTATCGCCGCCACCCGATCCTGGGCTTCCGCCGGATGCACAGCGGCATCGATTTCAAGGCGGGTTCGGGCGCACCGATCTATGCGACCGCAGACGGCGTGGTGAACTATGCCGGGCGCAAGGGCGGATATGGCAACTTCGTGCGCATCGCGCATGGCGGCAATATCGCTACCGGCTATGGCCATATGAGCCGCATCGCGGTGAGCAACGGCATGCGCGTGCGGCGCGGCCAGGTGATCGGCTATGTCGGCTCGACTGGTCTTTCGACCGGCCCGCACCTGCATTACGAACTCTATCGCGGCGGCCGCGCGGTCGATCCCAACTCGGTCCGCTTCACCACCCGCGCGCAGCTTTCGGGCAGCGAACTCGCGAATTTCCGCGCCCGGCTCAAGCAGCTGCTCGGCGTAGCACCGGGCGCCGCGCTGCAATCGCTCACCGCGCCATCAGCCGCCAAGCCCGACGAGCCCAAGCGCGAGATCGAGCGGATCGCAGGCACAACGATCGCCTGA
- a CDS encoding helicase-related protein, producing the protein MTRFSPCPVTAVLGPTNTGKTHLAIERMCAHSSGLIGFPLRLLAREVYDRVVRIKGPNEVALVTGEERIVPPGARWFLSTAESMPLDQGRDFAFVAIDEAQLGAHPERGHVFTDRILNARGRDETMILGSEALAPMVRTLVPDAEIISRPRFSTLSYAGIKKLSRLPPRSAIVAFSAEEVYAVAEMLRRFRGGAAVVMGALSPATRNAQVAMYQAGEVDYLVATDAIGMGLNMDVDHVAFASLHKYDGARRRRLTLSEMAQIAGRAGRHQRDGTFGSVAGHHDAQFTDEEIERIEQHSFPPLKSLFWRESRLRFDSLGTLIADLERLPSSPVLKPAPEAIDLAVLRRLADDPQVAASVRGQAAVRRFWSVCSLPDFQHRGPEHHASFVSQLWQHLGQGAGHIPVDFIARKIADLDSVQGDVEKLGARIAAIRTWAYVAQRRDWLADPAEMAGRARAVEERLSDALHRALAQRFVDRRTAVLLRGLGGDASLLPVTLEAGDALCVDGEPIGHLNGFSFVVDAQARLADRKLLVAAADRHLPGLLARRARDLIADGADALSLGGDDKRRPAVFWRGQRIGLILRGPSLATPRFQSDRALNAIPRPDQDALLAHVVAWLDDHLRKGLAPVRALTKAADDKRCPGPLRALLVQLVEAGGAMARSELEPLIAVLDAPARQVLQRLGVRLGSLDVFCASMIRADGQRLMRLVRAARAGTPLPDADDPAVDALRTVVPASLLPAQGHPAYRVLGDQALRVDMAEKLIRAAHDRRGDAASFAIDPALAISMGLSAANAERLMRAAGFRREDARSGGSAGQDMLWRWRGLARKKKQAIAASPADRGHFAALKEWKVAIG; encoded by the coding sequence ATGACCCGATTTTCGCCGTGCCCTGTCACCGCCGTGCTGGGGCCGACCAACACCGGCAAGACGCACCTCGCGATCGAGCGGATGTGCGCGCATTCCAGCGGCCTGATCGGCTTTCCGCTCCGCCTTCTGGCGCGCGAGGTCTATGACCGGGTGGTCCGGATCAAGGGTCCGAACGAGGTCGCGCTGGTGACCGGCGAGGAGCGGATCGTCCCGCCGGGCGCGCGCTGGTTCCTTTCGACCGCAGAAAGCATGCCGCTCGATCAGGGACGCGATTTCGCCTTTGTTGCGATCGATGAGGCGCAGCTGGGCGCGCATCCCGAACGCGGCCATGTGTTCACCGACCGCATCCTGAACGCGCGGGGCCGCGACGAAACCATGATCCTGGGCTCGGAGGCGCTTGCCCCGATGGTCCGCACCCTGGTGCCTGATGCCGAGATCATCAGCCGCCCGCGTTTTTCGACGCTCAGCTATGCCGGTATCAAGAAGCTCTCGCGCCTGCCGCCGCGCAGCGCCATCGTCGCCTTCTCGGCCGAGGAAGTCTATGCCGTGGCCGAGATGCTGCGCAGGTTCAGAGGCGGCGCGGCGGTGGTCATGGGTGCGCTCAGCCCCGCGACGCGCAACGCGCAGGTGGCGATGTACCAGGCGGGCGAGGTCGATTATCTGGTCGCCACCGACGCGATCGGCATGGGGCTCAACATGGATGTTGACCATGTCGCCTTTGCCTCGCTGCACAAATATGATGGCGCGCGCCGCCGGCGGCTGACGCTGTCGGAAATGGCGCAGATTGCCGGGCGCGCCGGGCGGCACCAGCGCGATGGTACCTTCGGCTCTGTCGCCGGGCACCATGACGCGCAGTTCACCGATGAGGAGATCGAGCGGATCGAGCAGCACAGCTTTCCGCCGCTCAAGTCGCTGTTCTGGCGCGAATCCCGCCTGCGTTTCGACAGCCTGGGAACGCTGATCGCCGATCTGGAGCGTCTGCCCTCCAGCCCGGTATTGAAGCCCGCGCCCGAAGCGATCGACCTCGCCGTGCTGCGCCGCCTGGCCGACGACCCGCAGGTGGCGGCCAGCGTGCGCGGTCAGGCCGCGGTCCGGCGCTTCTGGTCGGTATGCTCGCTGCCCGATTTCCAGCATCGCGGGCCCGAACATCACGCCAGTTTCGTCAGCCAGCTCTGGCAGCATCTGGGCCAGGGGGCAGGGCATATCCCGGTCGATTTCATCGCGCGCAAGATTGCCGATCTCGATTCCGTGCAGGGCGATGTCGAAAAGCTGGGCGCACGCATCGCCGCGATCCGGACCTGGGCCTATGTCGCGCAGCGCCGCGACTGGCTGGCCGATCCTGCCGAGATGGCCGGGCGCGCGAGGGCGGTCGAAGAGCGATTGTCCGATGCGCTGCATCGCGCGCTGGCGCAGCGCTTTGTCGACCGGCGCACCGCGGTGCTGCTGCGCGGGCTGGGCGGCGATGCCTCGCTGCTTCCGGTGACGCTGGAAGCGGGCGATGCGCTGTGCGTCGATGGCGAACCGATCGGGCATCTCAACGGCTTTTCCTTCGTCGTCGATGCGCAGGCGCGGCTGGCCGACCGCAAGCTGCTGGTCGCCGCGGCCGACCGGCACCTGCCTGGCCTGCTGGCCCGGCGCGCGCGCGATCTGATCGCCGACGGGGCAGATGCGTTGAGCCTTGGCGGGGATGACAAGCGGCGGCCGGCCGTGTTCTGGCGCGGGCAGCGCATCGGCCTGATCCTGCGAGGGCCGAGCCTTGCGACCCCGCGTTTCCAGTCCGACCGCGCGCTCAATGCCATCCCCCGGCCCGATCAGGATGCGCTGCTGGCGCATGTCGTCGCCTGGCTGGATGACCATCTGCGCAAGGGCCTGGCCCCGGTGCGCGCGCTGACCAAGGCGGCGGACGACAAACGCTGCCCCGGCCCGTTGCGCGCGCTGCTGGTGCAACTGGTCGAGGCAGGCGGAGCCATGGCGCGCAGCGAGCTGGAGCCGCTGATCGCGGTGCTGGACGCGCCCGCGCGGCAGGTGCTGCAGCGGCTGGGGGTGCGGCTGGGTAGCCTGGATGTGTTCTGCGCGAGCATGATCCGTGCCGATGGCCAGCGGCTGATGCGGCTGGTGCGTGCAGCCCGCGCCGGCACGCCGCTGCCCGATGCCGATGATCCGGCGGTTGATGCCTTGCGCACGGTGGTTCCCGCGTCGCTCCTGCCGGCCCAGGGGCACCCGGCCTATCGCGTTCTGGGCGATCAGGCGCTGCGGGTCGATATGGCGGAAAAGCTGATCCGCGCCGCGCATGATCGCAGGGGCGATGCGGCCAGCTTTGCGATCGATCCGGCGCTCGCGATCTCGATGGGGCTGAGCGCTGCCAATGCCGAGCGGCTGATGCGCGCGGCGGGCTTCCGGCGCGAGGATGCGAGATCCGGCGGCTCTGCTGGCCAGGATATGTTGTGGCGCTGGCGGGGGCTGGCGCGCAAGAAGAAGCAGGCGATAGCGGCATCGCCTGCAGACCGGGGACATTTTGCCGCGCTTAAGGAATGGAAGGTGGCGATTGGCTGA
- a CDS encoding S4 domain-containing protein, with the protein MAEKGGAASATGGQGAHMRMDLLLWYLRLVRSRSQGKMLAEQGLIRSNGHRVVKAHHAVRCGDILTVPQGTRVLVLQIDQLPWRRGPAAEALACYSEPSELRATG; encoded by the coding sequence TTGGCTGAAAAGGGCGGCGCGGCATCGGCTACAGGCGGGCAGGGCGCGCATATGCGCATGGACCTGCTGTTATGGTATCTGCGGCTGGTGCGCAGCCGGTCGCAGGGCAAGATGCTGGCCGAACAGGGCCTGATCCGCAGCAACGGCCATCGCGTGGTCAAGGCGCATCACGCGGTGCGCTGCGGCGATATCCTCACGGTTCCGCAAGGGACCCGCGTTCTGGTGCTGCAGATCGACCAGCTGCCCTGGCGGCGCGGCCCTGCCGCAGAGGCCCTGGCCTGTTACAGCGAACCCAGCGAACTACGCGCGACCGGATAA
- a CDS encoding ferredoxin family protein, which yields MTYVVTDACIKCKYMDCVEVCPVDCFYEGENMLVINPSECIDCGVCEPECPAEAILPDTEDGLEQWLELNTKFSAEWPNITVKRESPADADEYKGKEGKYEAHFSPEPGEGD from the coding sequence ATGACCTATGTAGTCACCGACGCCTGCATCAAGTGCAAATATATGGACTGCGTCGAAGTCTGTCCGGTGGACTGCTTTTACGAGGGCGAGAACATGCTGGTGATCAACCCCAGCGAGTGCATCGACTGCGGTGTGTGCGAACCCGAATGCCCGGCAGAAGCCATCCTGCCCGATACCGAAGACGGTCTGGAACAGTGGCTCGAGCTGAACACCAAGTTCAGCGCCGAATGGCCCAACATCACCGTCAAGCGTGAATCCCCCGCCGATGCCGACGAGTACAAGGGCAAGGAAGGCAAGTACGAAGCCCATTTCTCGCCCGAACCCGGCGAGGGCGATTGA
- a CDS encoding CarD family transcriptional regulator → MAAKALSFDVGDYVVYPKHGVGRVVELQKEEIAGMQLELYVLRFEKERMTLRVPVNKVESIGMRKLSSDKTLREAMETLKSKPKVKRTMWSRRAQEYEAKINSGDLVSIAEVTRDLFRPDDQPEQSYSERQIFEAASSRLARELAAMEKTDEPAALKKILEILNAAAPQYYEAAE, encoded by the coding sequence ATGGCCGCCAAAGCGCTGTCTTTTGATGTAGGCGATTATGTGGTTTATCCCAAGCACGGTGTCGGTCGTGTTGTGGAACTTCAGAAGGAAGAAATTGCCGGCATGCAGCTCGAGCTGTACGTGCTGCGCTTCGAAAAGGAACGGATGACGCTGCGCGTTCCTGTCAACAAGGTTGAAAGCATCGGTATGCGCAAGCTGTCGTCGGACAAGACGCTGCGCGAAGCGATGGAAACGCTCAAGAGCAAGCCCAAGGTCAAGCGCACCATGTGGTCGCGCCGGGCCCAGGAATATGAAGCGAAGATCAATTCGGGCGACCTGGTGTCGATCGCCGAAGTGACCCGCGACCTGTTCCGTCCCGACGACCAGCCCGAACAGAGCTATTCGGAACGGCAGATTTTCGAAGCCGCCTCGAGCCGCCTGGCGCGCGAACTGGCCGCGATGGAAAAGACCGACGAGCCCGCCGCGCTCAAGAAGATCCTCGAGATCCTGAACGCTGCCGCGCCGCAATATTACGAAGCCGCCGAATAA